The following DNA comes from Salvelinus namaycush isolate Seneca chromosome 39, SaNama_1.0, whole genome shotgun sequence.
AGAGGCCATCGATTGCAGCCACATCCGCGGCCACGGCGAGAACAAGACATGGGAGCACCATACCTTAGTCAAGCCCGTCAGGTAGGTAGCCTAGAGCTAGAGGTTAGAATCCCAGCTCCTAAGGTGGGAAATCTGGTGGCCAGATAAAGCAAAAAGACACATGTCTATTTGGATAGTTTggatctgttgataagcaacttcttgctaaggttagggttaggtttagaataaggtttACGTTTAGAGTATAGTATTTGGGTTAGAGCgaggttagtagatagttagttcaaatgttactgatagtctgtacagcatctacagatggactatccaaattcTTCTTTTACAGCCCCATCATCCGGGAGGTGTACGGACGCAAGAACAACCTTGACATCCACCAGTACATCTTCGTCAACCATTACTGCTACGAACGAGCCGTGCACTGGTACGGCAAGTACTTCCCCTACCTGGTGGTAATCCACACATTGATCTTCATGGTGGCCAGCAGCTTCTGGTTCAAGTTCCCTGGGACGTCGTCCAAGATCGAGATCTTTGTCACCATCCTGGGGAAGTGTTTCGACTCGCCATGGACCACCCGGGCGCTGAGTGAGGTGTCTGAGGAGCGTGGCGAGGAAAAGATGGTGATATGGAGGAAGAACACCATGTCGAAGTCGATGGCATCGGCGTTCGCTGCCTCGCCGGACAGTGAGccaggggtggaggaggagatggTGGGACTTCTCCGGCAGTCGTCCATCAAGTCAAATCCAGAGAAGAAGAACCCGGAACTACAGCCAGCGGATTCACTCTTGGACAAGAAGGAAGGGGAGCAGGCTAAAGCTCTGTTCGAGAAGGTGAAGAAGTTCAGAACGCATGTGGAGGAGGCGGATCTGCTCTACCTGATGTACGTTCTCCAGACCTCCCTCAAGGTCTTCAAGTTCGTCCTCATCACCTGTTACAGCGCTGCATTGGTCCCCAACATTGAGATTGTAGTTCGTTGCTCAGTTCCTCCGGAGCTGACCGGCTTCGAAATCTACTGCTGCAACCACACGAAAGCCCACCTCTTCTCCAAGCTGTGCTACTGTTACATCTGCTTTGTGGGAGTCTACGGACTTCTGTGCATCTACACCCTCTATTGGCTCTTCCATCGACCTCTTAAAGAGTACTCCTTTGAGCATGTTAGACTGGAGACGGGTATCAACGACATCCCAGATGTCAAGAACGACTTTGCGTTCCTCCTCCACCTCAGCGACCAGTACGATGCGCTCTACTCCAAACGCTTCGCCGTCTTCCTCTCCGAGGTCAGCGAGAGCCGTCTTCGCCAGGTCAACCTCAACCACGAGTGGCCCGGCAAGAAGCTGCGGGGACGCCTCTCCCGGAACGCCGACAACCGTCAGGAACTCCATCTCTTCATGCTCCCGGGTCTTCCCGACACCGTCTTCGATGTCCCTGAAGTGGAATCTCTCAAACTGGAGCTGCTAAACAACGTGACTATTTCCTCCAGTGTAATCCAGCTAGGTTCTCTCCAGGAGCTGTCCCTCATCCACTGCCCAGCCAAGCTCCACCTGGCTGCCCTGACCCACCTCAGAGAGAACCTCAAGGTCCTCCGGCTAGCCTTTGAAGGACTGGAGCAGGTACCAATGTGGATGTACACACTTCAGAGTCTCGAAGAGCTTCACCTGAGTGGCCCTTTGACCCACGAACTCTCCCGCAGTGCAACCTTAGACTCCCTGAGAGAACTCAAAGCTCTAAGAGTCCTGACGCTTCGCAGCCGCCTAACCAAGATCCCTCCGAGTGTTGGGGATGTGGCAGTCAACCTCCAGCGTCTCTGCATCTATAATGAGGGCCTCAAACTACAAGCCTTCAGCAGCCTAAAGAAGTTGACCAACCTGGCCTCTCTGGAGCTGACAGGATGCGAGCTGGAGCGCATCCCCAGTGCGGTCTTCAGCCTGTCAAGCCTTCAGGAACTGGACCTGAAGGAAAACAAGCTGACGACAGTAGAGGAGATCCTGAGTCTACAACATTGCCGGCGCCTGGTAACTCTTCGTCTCTGGCACAACGGCATCACCTACATCCCTGAGCACATTGCTAAGCTGAAGTCCTTAGAGACGCTGAACGTCAGTTGGAACAAGCTCCGGAAACTTCCGTCACGTCTCTTCTACTGCACCAAGCTCCGGCACTTGAACCTGTCCCACAACCAGCTCACGTCGCTACCAGCCGAGGTAGGGATACTCCAGAGTCTCCAGTTCTTCTCAGCAGCCTTTAACTCCCTGGAACAGCTGCCGGAGGAGCTGTTCTCCTGCAAGAGGCTCAAGACCCTGGCGTTGGGAAACAACTGCCTGCTCTCGCTTAGCCCCAGGGTGGCTAACTTGGCCCAGCTAGTGCGCCTGGAGCTCAAGGGGAACAGACTAGACTCTCTACCTCCTGAGATAGGGGACTGTCCCCTGTTGAAGACCAGTAATCTTGTGGTAGAGGACAACCTGCTGGATCTACTGCCGTCTGATGTACGGAGCAGGATGAAAGACAGTTGAGAGACACTTACTTTGCTTACTTTAAAGGGCTTTTTACTCCTGCTGGTGCATAGGCTGCTGACAACAATTGAGAGATAGGATAAAGGGTCAGGTTTGGTGACACTTGATTGGTCAGAGCTGTCAGCTCCGTGGGAAAGGATTGGACCTCTGAGTGGGTTTGCAGTTGTGAGGACATGAGGGATTCACTTTGTTAAAGGCAAATAAGAGCCTGAAAGTACGAGGGGACAAGTAAGGTCGGAACTATGGACATACCGTAGCATATAAGGTTCAAGAAAGGACTTTTTGGAGGGACATACAGTATAGCAATAGAATAATTagcaaatataatatattttggtCAAATCATCTTCAAATCATGTTCACCTACTTATTGCCATGACTATACTTTTTAATATGTTTTTTAATACAAAGATGTCTATCAAATTGTCCTTGATGAAATGTCATCCTTAAAGCGTATGTCATATGATGattctctttttttatttaacttgctGGTGGCTTGGACATCGTTGCTCATGAAGGCTGTCTTGCAGGCTTGTTAAGGGCactattcaatctgtatcactGAAGTGTATTGCACACTAGAAATACTGGTAAGGTTATTCCCGATTGAGCTGACCAATGCAaagtttaccgtgaatgcagccTCCACTAACTCTGAATTTCCATGATATGGATTGATTAGAGCCTTAAGTTTACAGAGAAAAACTGGCAAAGTGAGTTACTGTTTTATGCCATAGAAAGGATGGAGGGTGATATGAACGCACATGATACAAGGTAGTGGGAGGAAAACATCTAAGTATCAGTTTCTCTCTTCTCAAAGATTATACCTCTCTTGTTCAATTTATTTACCtgctagatcaaatcaaatcaaatcaaatttatttatatagcccttcgtacatcagctgatatctcaaagtgctgtacagaaacccagcctaaaaccccaaacagcaagcaatgcaggtgtagaagcacggtggctaggaaaaactccctagaaaggccaaaacctaggaagaaacctagagaggaaccaggctatgaggggtggccagtcctcttctggctgtgccgggtggagattataacagaacatggccaagatgttcaaatgttcataaatgaccagcatggtcaaataataataatcacagtagttgtcgagggtgcagcaagtcagcacctcaggagtactATTTTCTGTAGTAGATTAGTTGTGTCCGACTAGAGGAATCATATATTTCTGAGATCTCTAAAGAGAGAACTTCAGTTGCATCCAGCCAGAGGGTAAAAGGGATGGGGATCCTGTATCCTGTTCAACTGGTTGTTTCATGCAGCACAAAGGGTTTTTGTATCACTGTCATGGAGATGTGACAAACGCAGAGTGAAATCTTTTCAATGCCGGTGTCTTGGGAGTTTGACCTTTTCCCACATCAACTGAGTGACTTGGAGAGTAACTCATTGAATgaatgtttttcattgtgttttatGCATATCAGTTGAAACTAGATGGAGGCCAATTCAACTAGCTAATCATATACAGTAATACTGTAGGCTTCATTATGATACACTGCAGTACATTCACAAAGTGAAACgtgttattttacaatgtagtgcaccacaacaacacaatgatGACACTGGTAGGCAATGCAGAAATGTATTTCACAACGTTTTTACAATGCACCTGTAATGAGTGAATGACGTGGACCCAAGTGAAGCTTCCTTTTTCCTTTGTTGTTGTCATCCCTTGTGGTTTTGACTACATTTTCAGCATGTGAGTCACACAACCAATGTTAAGAAATAAATGAGGGCTGAATCTAAGGTCAGCACTATAAAGGGTTGTACacagtactatactgtagtaacactgtaGCAGTATGAGGAGTCAGCTGacagtactatactgtagtaataCTGTAGCAGTATGAGGAGTCAGCTGacagtactatactgtagtaacactgtaGCAGTATGAGGAGTCAGCTGacagtactatactgtagtaataCTGTAGCAGTATGAGGAGTCAGCTGacagtactatactgtagtaataCTGTAGCAGAATGAGGACTCAGCTGacagtactatactgtagtaataCTGTAGCAGAATGAGGACCCAGCTGACAGTACTATACTCTAGTAATACTGTAGCAGTATGAGGAGTCAGCTGacagtactatactgtagtaataCTGTAGCAGTATGAGGACTCAGCTGACAGTACAATACTCTAGTAATACTGTAGCAGTATGAGGAGTCAGCTGacagtactatactgtagtaataCTGTAGCAGAATGAGGACTCAGCTGacagtactatactgtagtaataCTGTAGCAGAATGAGGACTCAGCTGacagtactatactgtagtaataCTGTAGCAGTATGAGGAGTCAGCTGacagtactatactgtagtgataCTGTAGCAGTATGAGGAGTCAGCTGacagtactatactgtagtaataCTGTAGCAGAATGAGGACTCAGCTGacagtactatactgtagtaataCTGTAGCAGAATGAGGACTCAGCTGacagtactatactgtagtaataCTGTAGCAGTATGAGGAGTCAGCTGacagtactatactgtagtaataTTTTATCAGTATGAGGAGTCAGCTGacagtactatactgtagtaataCTGTAGCAGTATGAGGACTCAGCTGacagtactatactgtagtaataTTGTATCAGTATGAGGAGTCAGCTGacagtactatactgtagtaataCTGTAGC
Coding sequences within:
- the si:zfos-323e3.4 gene encoding volume-regulated anion channel subunit LRRC8C, coding for MIPVTEFRNFASSQNPEFRVLKPWWDVFSEYLCIAMLMIGVFGCTLQLTQEKISCLPSHFSSSTPEAIDCSHIRGHGENKTWEHHTLVKPVSPIIREVYGRKNNLDIHQYIFVNHYCYERAVHWYGKYFPYLVVIHTLIFMVASSFWFKFPGTSSKIEIFVTILGKCFDSPWTTRALSEVSEERGEEKMVIWRKNTMSKSMASAFAASPDSEPGVEEEMVGLLRQSSIKSNPEKKNPELQPADSLLDKKEGEQAKALFEKVKKFRTHVEEADLLYLMYVLQTSLKVFKFVLITCYSAALVPNIEIVVRCSVPPELTGFEIYCCNHTKAHLFSKLCYCYICFVGVYGLLCIYTLYWLFHRPLKEYSFEHVRLETGINDIPDVKNDFAFLLHLSDQYDALYSKRFAVFLSEVSESRLRQVNLNHEWPGKKLRGRLSRNADNRQELHLFMLPGLPDTVFDVPEVESLKLELLNNVTISSSVIQLGSLQELSLIHCPAKLHLAALTHLRENLKVLRLAFEGLEQVPMWMYTLQSLEELHLSGPLTHELSRSATLDSLRELKALRVLTLRSRLTKIPPSVGDVAVNLQRLCIYNEGLKLQAFSSLKKLTNLASLELTGCELERIPSAVFSLSSLQELDLKENKLTTVEEILSLQHCRRLVTLRLWHNGITYIPEHIAKLKSLETLNVSWNKLRKLPSRLFYCTKLRHLNLSHNQLTSLPAEVGILQSLQFFSAAFNSLEQLPEELFSCKRLKTLALGNNCLLSLSPRVANLAQLVRLELKGNRLDSLPPEIGDCPLLKTSNLVVEDNLLDLLPSDVRSRMKDS